Proteins found in one Paenibacillus wynnii genomic segment:
- a CDS encoding FliA/WhiG family RNA polymerase sigma factor, with translation MNERRASQLETDGLWIEWKEHGNPEAKKKLIESYLHIVDYVSSRLAVGLPKNVSKDDLASNGVMGLIDAIEKFDYKRGLQFQTYASWRVRGAILDSLRQSDWVPRSVREKAKRIEDAYQQLEQKYLRSVSDEEMSKYLNISEQEFQTMLQDVAVMSLCSLEDPIREEESETRMSLLVDDKAKNPDTKVNEFYLRETLTKGIEKLTAKERTVVSLLYYEDLSLSEIAEVMSLSPSRISQLHSKAILRLKGTLEKNRDLLMQND, from the coding sequence TTGAACGAGCGTAGAGCTTCTCAATTGGAAACTGACGGGTTATGGATAGAGTGGAAAGAACACGGTAATCCGGAAGCCAAAAAAAAGCTGATTGAGAGTTATCTCCATATTGTAGATTATGTATCTAGCCGCCTTGCGGTTGGATTACCGAAAAATGTGTCAAAGGATGATTTAGCCAGCAATGGTGTCATGGGTCTTATTGATGCGATAGAGAAGTTTGATTATAAAAGGGGTCTTCAATTTCAAACCTACGCCTCCTGGCGAGTGAGGGGAGCTATCCTTGATTCCTTGCGCCAAAGTGATTGGGTTCCCCGTTCGGTAAGAGAAAAGGCTAAAAGGATCGAGGATGCTTATCAGCAGCTCGAGCAGAAATATTTAAGATCCGTTAGTGACGAAGAAATGAGCAAGTACTTGAATATCAGTGAACAAGAATTTCAAACGATGTTGCAGGATGTCGCAGTCATGTCTCTGTGTTCATTGGAAGATCCTATTCGTGAAGAAGAATCGGAGACTCGGATGTCTTTATTGGTAGATGATAAAGCCAAAAATCCAGATACTAAAGTTAATGAATTTTATTTACGAGAGACGCTCACCAAAGGAATTGAGAAACTAACGGCGAAAGAACGGACCGTAGTGTCCCTTTTATATTATGAAGATTTGTCATTAAGCGAGATTGCCGAGGTTATGTCGTTATCGCCCTCACGCATTTCTCAGCTTCATTCCAAAGCTATTTTACGTCTAAAGGGAACGCTTGAGAAAAACCGTGATCTTTTGATGCAAAACGATTGA
- a CDS encoding chemotaxis protein CheD has protein sequence MIEEQSIIKVAMADLNVGSQDSLIRTTGLGSCVGLTLYDPGKKLGGMAHVMLPSSDIAREGQLNIAKFADTAVPELLSRLIELGAVRSRIVAKMAGGSQMFAFAGGNDTMRIGPRNVESCKLALEALKIPLIAEDTGGSYGRTIEIACNTGVLFIRSVQKGSKEI, from the coding sequence ATGATTGAAGAACAAAGTATCATCAAAGTTGCTATGGCAGATCTCAATGTAGGTAGTCAAGACAGTTTGATCCGGACAACCGGCCTTGGCTCCTGTGTTGGTTTAACCCTTTATGATCCAGGGAAGAAGCTAGGCGGTATGGCTCATGTCATGCTGCCTTCCTCGGATATTGCCAGGGAGGGCCAATTAAATATAGCGAAGTTTGCAGATACGGCTGTGCCGGAGCTCTTATCACGGTTAATAGAATTGGGAGCGGTCAGAAGCAGAATTGTTGCTAAAATGGCCGGAGGCTCCCAGATGTTTGCTTTCGCAGGAGGTAATGATACTATGAGAATTGGTCCTCGAAATGTTGAATCCTGCAAGCTTGCGCTCGAAGCTCTCAAAATTCCGCTTATTGCAGAGGATACGGGCGGAAGTTATGGTCGAACAATAGAAATTGCCTGCAATACCGGAGTTTTGTTTATCCGAAGTGTGCAAAAAGGCTCTAAGGAAATATAA
- a CDS encoding chemotaxis protein CheC, protein MELFKHFKDFKMDVLKEIGNIGAGNAATALSQLLNKPIDMAVPKVQLLSFEEITEKVGGAEKLVYAIFLRVEGEAPGNLFFILSPEAATSLLSRIAGIEISGGDELSEMELSALNEIGNILAGSYLSSLADFTSLSMYPTVPALAMDMAGAILGYGLLQFGQMGDNALLIDTTFLEGNNEIEGQFFLIPDPESFPKIFKSLGVPFEDD, encoded by the coding sequence ATGGAACTTTTCAAACATTTTAAAGATTTTAAAATGGATGTTCTGAAGGAAATTGGTAATATTGGAGCCGGGAACGCTGCTACTGCGTTATCCCAGCTCTTGAACAAGCCCATTGATATGGCTGTTCCCAAAGTGCAGCTATTGAGTTTTGAAGAAATTACTGAAAAAGTAGGCGGAGCGGAAAAGCTGGTATATGCGATATTCTTAAGGGTCGAAGGTGAAGCTCCGGGTAATTTGTTTTTCATTTTGTCTCCGGAAGCCGCTACGAGTTTACTAAGTCGTATTGCAGGCATCGAAATTTCCGGCGGCGATGAATTAAGCGAAATGGAACTTTCTGCCCTGAACGAAATCGGGAATATTTTAGCAGGCTCTTATTTATCATCATTGGCTGATTTCACTTCACTTTCTATGTATCCTACGGTTCCGGCACTGGCAATGGATATGGCAGGAGCGATTTTGGGTTATGGCCTGTTGCAGTTCGGTCAAATGGGAGATAACGCCCTGCTGATTGATACAACTTTCCTTGAGGGGAATAATGAAATTGAAGGCCAATTCTTCCTCATTCCAGACCCGGAATCATTCCCAAAAATCTTCAAGTCATTAGGGGTTCCGTTCGAAGATGATTGA
- a CDS encoding chemotaxis protein CheW: MAEDIKVIVFKLGTEEYGIEVEKVQTIERMMPITRVPKTYSFIKGVINLRGVVIPVIDLRGRFGIEEAEHTDQTRIIIVSVNDIEVGFIVDSANDVIDLNKDSIDTPPDVVGGIKAKYLDGVAKIGEDRLLIMLNLSEVLNKSEIVQLESIEE; encoded by the coding sequence ATGGCTGAAGATATTAAAGTCATCGTATTCAAATTAGGTACTGAGGAATACGGCATTGAAGTTGAAAAGGTACAAACCATTGAGCGTATGATGCCGATTACACGTGTGCCTAAAACGTACTCTTTTATAAAAGGTGTTATTAATTTACGAGGTGTTGTTATTCCTGTTATCGATCTTCGCGGTCGTTTCGGTATTGAAGAGGCGGAGCACACGGACCAGACCCGTATTATTATTGTATCGGTTAACGATATTGAAGTAGGATTCATTGTCGATTCGGCCAATGATGTTATTGATTTGAACAAGGATTCAATTGATACCCCCCCAGATGTGGTCGGCGGAATCAAAGCTAAATATTTGGATGGGGTGGCCAAAATCGGCGAGGATCGTTTGCTAATTATGCTAAACCTGTCCGAGGTGCTTAATAAGAGTGAAATTGTTCAGTTGGAAAGTATAGAGGAATAG
- a CDS encoding chemotaxis protein CheA, which produces MDMNQYLSMFIDESNDHLQSLNEKMMELEANPEDLSIVQVIFRSAHTLKGMAATMGYEDLASLTHQMENVLDLVRNSKLRMQDFIFDTLFKSLDALESMVENITGGGDGKADVSTIVASLQAIVRGDIPTAGGTSTNDTVSAAAVNATNAPILLDEFQFSVLEQSLQEGHKVMYVEVTIRKDCQLKAVRSYMVFDLLERSGEVVKSFPSVQDIEQEKFDQSFSLYYITQKEAEEIQSMVLNLSEIEKVNAVALDSESLQQLGQETTAATLEAPVQEVPTVSPTQAAPVQSKDEAAKPAVRSGTNSAPSRTIRVDIERLDVLMNLFSELLIDRVRLEQLASEVHNQDLTETVEHMSRVSADLQNIVMKLRMVPVDTVFNRFPRMVRDLAKSLDKKVDLIVTGAETELDRTVIDEIGDPLVHLLRNAVDHGVESIADRIAAGKPETGTINLRAFHSGNHVFIEIEEDGAGISRDKVLKSALKKGVVTSEQAVNMTDSEVYQLLFAPGFSTAAVISDISGRGVGLDVVKSKISSLGGHVTIYSTLGKGTNFSVQLPLTLSIIAAMLIRLGCEKFAIPLSSIVETGIVKQSQIRTIHGNKMLEFRNTHIPLVSLSRIFSIPDYDESNEEETEIVVVRKGERLIALAVQDFIGQNEIVIKNLGKYLPEIQGISGATILGDGQVALIIDPNAFIK; this is translated from the coding sequence ATGGACATGAACCAATATTTATCCATGTTTATTGATGAGTCAAATGATCATCTACAGTCTTTGAACGAAAAAATGATGGAACTAGAAGCAAATCCTGAAGATCTCAGTATCGTTCAGGTCATTTTTCGCTCTGCCCATACCTTAAAAGGTATGGCGGCAACTATGGGCTACGAGGATTTAGCTTCACTTACCCATCAGATGGAAAATGTTCTTGATCTTGTCCGTAACAGTAAGCTGCGTATGCAGGATTTTATTTTTGATACCTTATTCAAAAGCTTGGATGCACTAGAGTCCATGGTGGAGAATATAACAGGAGGCGGGGACGGTAAGGCAGATGTGTCTACCATTGTCGCTTCACTGCAAGCCATCGTACGTGGTGATATTCCCACAGCAGGCGGTACTTCTACAAATGATACAGTTTCAGCAGCTGCTGTAAATGCTACCAATGCCCCTATTTTGCTTGATGAGTTTCAATTCTCAGTCTTAGAGCAATCTCTTCAAGAAGGACACAAGGTAATGTACGTTGAAGTGACAATTCGTAAAGATTGTCAGCTTAAAGCTGTCCGATCTTATATGGTGTTTGATCTGCTTGAACGTTCCGGTGAAGTTGTAAAATCATTTCCTTCGGTTCAGGATATTGAGCAGGAGAAATTTGATCAAAGCTTCTCCCTCTACTACATAACCCAAAAGGAAGCAGAAGAAATTCAATCGATGGTTCTTAACCTATCAGAAATTGAGAAAGTCAATGCTGTTGCGTTGGACAGTGAATCACTTCAGCAATTGGGTCAAGAAACTACTGCGGCAACCCTTGAAGCTCCTGTTCAAGAAGTACCAACAGTATCCCCAACGCAGGCGGCTCCTGTACAGTCGAAAGATGAAGCTGCAAAACCAGCTGTTAGAAGCGGAACAAACAGTGCTCCATCTAGAACCATTCGTGTAGATATTGAACGTTTGGATGTCTTGATGAACTTGTTCAGTGAGCTTTTAATAGACCGTGTACGTCTTGAGCAACTGGCATCAGAAGTGCATAATCAGGATCTAACGGAGACGGTTGAACATATGAGCCGAGTAAGTGCGGATCTGCAGAATATTGTAATGAAATTACGGATGGTTCCTGTTGATACCGTATTTAACCGTTTCCCACGTATGGTTAGAGACCTTGCGAAGTCTCTCGATAAAAAGGTTGACCTTATTGTAACGGGTGCGGAGACAGAGCTTGACCGGACGGTTATCGATGAAATTGGTGATCCGTTAGTCCATCTACTACGTAATGCGGTAGACCATGGAGTAGAGTCCATAGCTGATCGTATTGCTGCAGGAAAGCCGGAGACTGGAACGATTAATCTGCGTGCCTTCCACAGCGGTAACCATGTCTTTATTGAAATCGAGGAAGATGGAGCTGGTATTTCCCGTGATAAAGTCTTAAAGTCAGCTCTCAAAAAAGGTGTTGTTACATCAGAGCAGGCTGTCAACATGACGGATTCCGAAGTCTACCAGCTGTTATTTGCCCCTGGTTTTAGTACTGCTGCGGTAATTTCCGATATTTCGGGACGTGGTGTAGGTCTAGATGTCGTTAAATCAAAGATCTCATCACTTGGTGGTCATGTAACCATTTATTCCACGCTGGGTAAAGGAACAAATTTCTCGGTACAACTGCCTTTAACCCTTTCAATTATCGCAGCTATGCTAATCCGGTTAGGTTGTGAGAAGTTTGCCATTCCGCTGTCCTCTATAGTGGAGACTGGCATTGTGAAACAATCGCAAATTCGGACGATCCATGGCAACAAAATGCTGGAATTCCGCAATACACATATTCCGCTGGTTTCACTCAGCCGTATTTTTTCCATACCTGATTATGATGAAAGCAATGAAGAAGAGACTGAAATAGTAGTCGTTCGCAAGGGAGAGCGTCTTATCGCTCTAGCCGTTCAGGACTTCATTGGGCAGAACGAAATCGTAATTAAGAACTTGGGCAAATATTTGCCTGAGATTCAGGGAATATCCGGTGCCACCATTTTAGGCGACGGACAAGTTGCACTCATTATTGATCCCAACGCTTTTATAAAATAA
- a CDS encoding protein-glutamate methylesterase/protein-glutamine glutaminase, producing the protein MEPYKVLVVDDSAFMRKIISDLIENDANFQVTATASNGREAIDKINELSPDLVTMDVEMPEMNGLEALKIIMASHPLPVIMLSGINEEGMKETILALEWGAFDFIRKPSISNSQDIIAVGESLREQMKEAMLARKQREARISANKATELEPLNVVSLSVPDLPKVQPEKMVIKQTEADMKPKRNLAGDKLPPARTSSLDTKAEGKLSNSAPLEKGIPKNIVKPAALPPKPAIEKLRDRTKVEKKPVSPLSQVISVSNAVPDTPKAGGDRKVVGKDVLNKLVAVGCSTGGPRALKALLENIPANFPAPIVIVQHMPPNFTKSLAQRLNTFSPLEVSEAEHGMILRQGSAYIAPGGYHMKVSSTVGGQYMVSLTKEESRNGHRPSVDTLFESLLSLTSLERHAVLMTGMGSDGAKMMKSLYDSGVTSTFAESEETCVVYGMPRSAVELQCVRHILPLQEIAPRLVQVVK; encoded by the coding sequence ATGGAACCATATAAAGTTTTGGTTGTGGATGATTCAGCATTTATGCGAAAAATCATTTCCGATTTAATTGAAAACGACGCTAACTTCCAAGTGACGGCTACGGCTTCTAATGGTCGCGAGGCTATTGACAAGATTAATGAGCTCTCTCCGGATCTTGTCACAATGGACGTGGAAATGCCTGAAATGAATGGCTTGGAAGCGCTGAAAATAATCATGGCTTCTCATCCTCTTCCGGTTATTATGCTTTCAGGAATAAATGAAGAGGGTATGAAGGAGACCATTTTGGCACTGGAATGGGGGGCTTTTGACTTTATTCGTAAGCCATCCATCTCCAATTCGCAAGATATCATCGCAGTTGGAGAATCGTTAAGGGAACAAATGAAAGAGGCAATGCTTGCCCGCAAGCAGAGAGAAGCTAGAATATCTGCTAATAAAGCAACCGAACTTGAACCTTTAAATGTAGTTTCGTTATCTGTTCCTGATTTGCCTAAGGTGCAGCCTGAGAAAATGGTTATCAAGCAGACTGAGGCTGATATGAAGCCCAAGCGTAACTTAGCGGGGGACAAGCTTCCACCTGCTCGAACCTCTTCTTTGGATACTAAAGCTGAAGGGAAATTATCAAATAGCGCTCCTTTGGAAAAGGGAATCCCGAAAAATATCGTGAAACCCGCAGCCCTACCTCCGAAACCGGCCATTGAGAAATTAAGGGATCGGACTAAAGTGGAGAAGAAGCCTGTATCACCTCTATCACAAGTCATTTCAGTAAGTAATGCTGTCCCAGATACCCCTAAGGCTGGTGGAGACAGGAAAGTAGTCGGTAAGGATGTCCTTAATAAGCTGGTTGCTGTGGGGTGTTCAACTGGTGGTCCACGCGCATTAAAGGCTTTGCTTGAGAATATCCCGGCCAACTTTCCGGCGCCTATTGTAATTGTGCAGCATATGCCGCCTAATTTTACAAAGTCGCTTGCCCAACGTTTAAACACGTTTAGCCCACTCGAAGTGAGCGAGGCAGAACACGGGATGATATTGCGGCAAGGATCTGCGTATATTGCTCCAGGCGGTTATCATATGAAAGTTTCTTCAACCGTCGGTGGGCAATATATGGTATCACTGACCAAGGAGGAATCGCGCAATGGGCATCGGCCTTCGGTGGATACTCTATTTGAATCCTTGCTCTCTCTAACTTCTCTGGAACGTCATGCGGTACTTATGACTGGCATGGGAAGTGATGGTGCCAAAATGATGAAATCTCTTTATGACTCAGGTGTAACATCTACTTTTGCCGAAAGCGAAGAAACCTGTGTAGTGTATGGAATGCCGCGTTCCGCGGTGGAATTGCAGTGTGTCAGACATATCCTGCCTTTGCAAGAGATTGCTCCAAGGCTGGTGCAAGTGGTTAAGTAA
- a CDS encoding MinD/ParA family protein, giving the protein MMDQAQSLRQLVSSQDSKRMNDGEATARIITVCSGKGGVGKSNFTLNFSLALKAMGKRVLLFDADIGMANIDVLMGVTAKYNLYHLLKREAEIEQIIQLGPGSLPFIAGGSGMDELFSLSDADLNYFTTQIEQIADQMDFILFDTGAGLSKETMKFITSADDCLVVTTPEPTAITDAYALMKVVHKSHPEVSFKLIVNQAGDEKEAISTSDRIRLAADRFLQLDLPFLGYISADTHVVQAVKKQIPFSMAFPNSTAAKDIQRLALSYLAGSPEETKKLQGIKGFISKWLKRTK; this is encoded by the coding sequence ATGATGGATCAGGCTCAATCGTTAAGACAGCTTGTATCCAGTCAGGATTCCAAACGCATGAATGACGGAGAAGCCACCGCTCGCATTATTACAGTATGCAGCGGCAAAGGTGGGGTCGGTAAATCGAATTTTACATTAAATTTTTCTTTAGCCCTAAAGGCTATGGGTAAAAGGGTATTGTTATTCGATGCCGATATAGGAATGGCCAACATTGATGTGTTGATGGGTGTGACGGCTAAGTACAACCTGTACCATTTGTTGAAGCGTGAGGCAGAAATAGAACAGATTATACAATTGGGGCCGGGTTCACTTCCCTTTATAGCCGGAGGCTCGGGGATGGATGAATTATTTTCACTCTCTGATGCAGATCTGAATTATTTCACCACTCAAATCGAACAAATTGCTGATCAGATGGATTTTATACTGTTTGATACAGGAGCCGGGCTTTCAAAAGAAACCATGAAGTTCATTACCTCAGCTGATGATTGTCTAGTTGTAACTACACCGGAACCAACAGCCATTACAGATGCTTATGCTCTAATGAAGGTTGTCCATAAATCCCATCCAGAGGTTTCATTTAAATTGATTGTGAATCAGGCAGGAGACGAGAAGGAAGCCATCTCGACAAGTGATAGAATCCGGTTGGCAGCTGACCGCTTTTTACAATTGGATCTCCCTTTTCTAGGATATATCAGCGCTGATACTCATGTGGTGCAAGCCGTAAAGAAGCAAATTCCGTTCTCCATGGCTTTTCCGAACAGTACAGCAGCTAAGGATATTCAAAGACTTGCCCTTAGTTACTTGGCCGGAAGTCCGGAGGAAACTAAGAAACTTCAAGGTATCAAAGGTTTTATTAGCAAGTGGTTGAAACGGACGAAATAA
- the flhF gene encoding flagellar biosynthesis protein FlhF — protein MRVKRYVVDTMPDAMHSIRSDLGSDAVILSTKEIKIGGFLGFFKKKKIEVVAAVEKEQKRTVPEKTTPSLNVPRSAVPQAYMKASGASQATSVKQKTENRTYAELAAALSDAVGVLQDSTELEKDSIDINMDPIVLKKEMDTSTSALYESMGVRQTTAVSSAQDNEVLVEIREMKQWMERFARQTTASKDMPDPLNDLRERLIEQELDIDLIELWVNTTFDQWTNEGRNWTSSEFQESLKEQVTQFLSKRIGKGIARDTRILYIAGPTGVGKTTTIAKLAAEQLFRQGRKVGLITSDTYRISAVEQLRTYAAILNVPLEVVQSPGDMQRALSRLESCDLILMDTAGRNYRNEMLVAELQSLLSKELKSETYLVLSLTSKSRDMKIITEHFNKYQLDKVIFTKLDETESFGPLFNLLKDFPLGLSYLSNGQNVPDDLLMASEEKLYGMLLGTGGK, from the coding sequence ATGAGAGTGAAGCGCTACGTTGTCGATACGATGCCGGACGCTATGCATTCTATCCGCAGTGACCTTGGAAGTGATGCAGTCATTTTAAGTACTAAGGAGATCAAAATAGGTGGTTTCTTAGGCTTTTTCAAAAAAAAGAAAATTGAGGTTGTCGCAGCAGTTGAAAAGGAACAGAAGCGAACAGTTCCAGAAAAAACAACTCCTTCACTGAATGTACCACGTAGCGCTGTACCCCAAGCTTATATGAAGGCTTCAGGAGCATCACAGGCTACTTCTGTGAAGCAAAAGACAGAGAATCGCACATATGCGGAGCTTGCAGCAGCATTATCTGATGCAGTCGGAGTTCTCCAAGATTCTACTGAACTAGAGAAGGACAGCATCGATATAAACATGGATCCTATTGTACTGAAGAAGGAAATGGATACTTCAACTTCTGCACTATATGAATCTATGGGCGTTAGGCAGACAACCGCTGTTTCCTCAGCTCAAGATAATGAAGTGCTCGTAGAAATCAGAGAAATGAAGCAATGGATGGAACGATTTGCGAGGCAAACGACTGCTTCTAAGGACATGCCAGACCCTCTAAATGATCTAAGAGAACGCCTAATCGAACAAGAACTGGATATCGATTTGATTGAACTATGGGTAAATACCACCTTTGATCAATGGACTAATGAGGGTCGTAATTGGACCTCATCTGAGTTTCAAGAGTCCTTAAAAGAGCAGGTAACCCAATTTTTATCCAAACGGATCGGTAAAGGTATTGCACGGGATACACGTATTTTATATATAGCGGGTCCGACCGGAGTTGGAAAGACCACAACTATTGCTAAGCTGGCGGCAGAGCAGTTGTTTCGACAGGGACGCAAAGTTGGGCTTATCACTTCGGATACCTATCGGATTTCAGCCGTAGAGCAACTTAGAACATACGCTGCAATTTTAAATGTTCCGTTAGAGGTTGTGCAGTCCCCAGGAGATATGCAGAGAGCACTGTCAAGACTGGAAAGCTGCGACCTGATCTTAATGGATACAGCTGGCCGTAATTATCGTAATGAGATGTTGGTCGCGGAATTGCAAAGTCTGCTGTCAAAGGAATTGAAGAGTGAGACTTACCTAGTTTTGAGTCTTACATCTAAGAGCCGTGATATGAAGATTATTACAGAACACTTCAATAAGTATCAGCTGGATAAAGTTATTTTCACCAAATTAGATGAAACAGAAAGTTTTGGCCCTTTGTTCAATCTCCTGAAGGATTTCCCGCTTGGTTTGTCCTATTTGTCTAACGGACAAAATGTTCCTGATGATTTACTAATGGCCTCGGAAGAGAAGCTCTATGGAATGCTACTAGGAACAGGGGGCAAATGA
- the flhA gene encoding flagellar biosynthesis protein FlhA, translated as MKAKDLTVLIGIIGIVLMMILPIPAWLLDVLLVINIAIALTIILVAMNTKEALEFSIFPSLLLITTLFRLALNISTTKLILTYGEAGSVVATFGSWIAGGQIAVGFIVFLILVVVQFIVITKGSERVAEVGARFTLDAMPGKQMSIDADLNAGMINEQQARDRRRNVEREADFYGAMDGASKFVKGDAIASIIILLINLIGGFIIGMTIQGKSFGDSLSTYSLLTIGDGLVSQIPALLISTAAGLIVTRASSAGNLAEDLTAQLFSYPKLLYIVSVTIAFLGFFTPIHIITTLPLAGILAFSAYRMGQNLNLKQIAAEQLVEEKQIEEVRSPESVINLLSVDPIEFEFGYGLIPLADTGQGGDLLDRIIMIRRQCALEMGLVVPVIRIRDNIQLKPNEYVIKIKGNTVGGGELLLNHYLAMSPGYDDESINGIETVEPSFGLPALWIDESVKERAELSGYTVVDPPSVVATHLTELIKRHGHELLGRQETKMLVDNLRENYPVLVDELIPSLLVIGDVQKVLAKLLREKISIRDLVTIFETLADYGTYSKDPDILTEYVRQSLSRQITQQFSQAGETMKVITVGPTLEKKIAESVQQSEQGSYLALDPVSTQTLYQRFTEQVNRLLQSGHQPIVLTSPTIRMYLRQVLERTMQDIPVLSYSELEPNIEIQSVGVVNL; from the coding sequence TTGAAAGCTAAAGATCTAACAGTTCTAATAGGTATTATCGGCATCGTGCTTATGATGATTCTTCCAATCCCGGCTTGGCTTCTGGATGTACTTCTTGTTATCAATATAGCTATAGCGTTGACCATTATATTAGTTGCGATGAATACAAAGGAAGCCTTGGAATTCTCTATTTTCCCATCACTTCTACTCATAACCACTTTGTTTCGATTAGCCCTAAATATTTCAACAACCAAGCTGATCCTTACTTACGGTGAAGCTGGTTCTGTTGTCGCTACGTTCGGCAGTTGGATTGCCGGAGGTCAAATAGCAGTAGGTTTCATTGTCTTTCTAATTCTGGTAGTTGTGCAATTTATCGTAATTACCAAAGGTTCAGAGCGTGTTGCTGAGGTAGGAGCACGGTTTACACTCGATGCAATGCCGGGTAAGCAGATGAGTATCGACGCTGATCTTAACGCTGGTATGATTAACGAGCAGCAAGCACGTGACCGTCGCCGCAACGTAGAACGTGAAGCGGACTTTTATGGTGCCATGGATGGTGCGAGTAAGTTTGTTAAGGGAGATGCAATTGCAAGTATTATCATTCTCTTAATCAATTTGATCGGCGGATTTATTATCGGAATGACCATTCAAGGCAAATCCTTCGGAGATTCACTGTCCACGTATTCCTTATTGACCATAGGGGACGGCCTGGTCAGCCAGATTCCTGCCCTGCTCATTTCAACCGCTGCCGGTTTGATTGTAACCCGGGCTTCTTCAGCAGGAAATCTTGCTGAGGATCTGACAGCGCAGCTGTTTTCTTATCCTAAGTTGTTATATATCGTATCAGTAACCATAGCATTTCTTGGATTTTTTACCCCGATACATATCATCACTACACTACCTTTAGCAGGAATTCTAGCTTTTTCCGCATATAGGATGGGACAAAACTTAAATCTCAAACAAATTGCCGCAGAGCAATTGGTCGAGGAGAAACAAATCGAAGAGGTGAGAAGCCCAGAAAGTGTTATCAACCTACTGTCTGTTGACCCGATCGAATTTGAATTTGGATACGGGCTTATCCCCTTGGCAGATACGGGGCAAGGCGGTGATTTGTTGGATCGCATCATCATGATTCGACGGCAATGTGCACTTGAAATGGGTCTTGTTGTGCCTGTTATTCGCATTCGCGACAATATTCAACTAAAACCGAATGAATATGTCATAAAAATTAAAGGGAATACTGTCGGCGGTGGTGAATTATTACTTAATCACTATCTTGCCATGAGTCCCGGATATGATGACGAATCTATTAACGGGATAGAAACGGTGGAACCTTCATTTGGACTACCAGCATTATGGATTGATGAATCAGTTAAAGAACGGGCAGAGTTATCAGGTTATACAGTAGTTGACCCCCCATCTGTCGTAGCAACACATTTAACAGAACTCATCAAACGTCATGGGCATGAGCTTCTCGGCCGGCAGGAAACCAAGATGCTTGTTGACAATCTTCGCGAGAATTATCCGGTGCTTGTAGATGAATTAATTCCGTCTCTGTTGGTAATCGGAGATGTTCAGAAAGTATTGGCCAAGCTGCTTCGTGAAAAGATTTCAATTCGGGATCTCGTTACGATTTTCGAAACCCTAGCAGATTATGGAACCTATTCTAAAGATCCAGATATTCTTACAGAATATGTACGTCAGTCGTTGTCCAGACAAATTACTCAACAGTTCTCCCAAGCTGGAGAAACCATGAAGGTAATTACTGTAGGACCGACATTAGAGAAGAAAATTGCCGAAAGCGTTCAACAATCCGAGCAAGGAAGCTACTTGGCACTTGATCCTGTATCGACACAGACTTTGTATCAACGGTTCACGGAGCAAGTCAATCGTCTATTACAGTCAGGACATCAACCTATTGTATTGACTTCACCGACCATTCGCATGTACTTGAGACAGGTACTGGAGCGGACCATGCAGGATATCCCGGTATTGTCTTATAGTGAACTTGAACCGAATATTGAAATTCAAAGTGTTGGAGTGGTGAATTTATGA